From Vicinamibacterales bacterium:
GTCGGGCGCGAGCAGGTATTCGAACGTGCCGGTGGCCTTCTTCGTCACGCTGCGCAGCCCGAACCGCCGCGCCGTTTCGAAGGCACACACCTCGCAGCGCGTGGTGTGAACGCGGCCGGGCAGCGCAAACGTGATCTGAAGCTCGGTTCCGACGCGGAGCGGCCCCTCGGTCAGAATCCGCACCTCGCGCACGTGGTCGTGCCAGCGCGGCGCCTTCGTGA
This genomic window contains:
- a CDS encoding SRPBCC family protein codes for the protein MRSFKYTIRIERSPAQVWAFMMDFTKAPRWHDHVREVRILTEGPLRVGTELQITFALPGRVHTTRCEVCAFETARRFGLRSVTKKATGTFEYLLAPDRGGTVVTFTCNLRPSGVMWLLLPLMVRTNRERFAEHLPGLKREVERSE